One Malaclemys terrapin pileata isolate rMalTer1 chromosome 7, rMalTer1.hap1, whole genome shotgun sequence genomic region harbors:
- the LOC128841337 gene encoding interleukin-8-like isoform X2 yields MSPVPKAAFVGMLLFCLCPGHRTALRAQAVHVPTRCMCLKFQEKVNPRFIMDFQIIEKGAHCHRHEIILTVKQWKGPRETCLDSSKRQGKNLLHCWKRHRKDPRKQHHCMKRGQ; encoded by the exons ATGTCCCCCGTGCCCAAGGCGGCCTTCGTAGGCATGCTCCTCTTCTGCCTGTGCCCCGGGCACCGAACAG CCCTGCGGGCCCAGGCAGTCCACGTGCCCACGAGGTGCATGTGCTTGAAGTTCCAAGAGAAGGTTAATCCCAGATTCATAATGGATTTCCAGATCATTGAGAAGGGAGCCCACTGCCACCGCCATGAGATCAT ATTAACCGTGAAGCAATGGAAAGGCCCGAGAGAAACGTGCCTCGACTCATCCAAGAGGCAAGGGAAGAATCTGCTGCACTGCTGGAAGAG ACACCGGAAGGACCCCAGGAAGCAGCACCACTGTATGAAAAGGGGGCAGTGA
- the LOC128841337 gene encoding uncharacterized protein LOC128841337 isoform X1, with amino-acid sequence MSPVPKAAFVGMLLFCLCPGHRTALRAQAVHVPTRCMCLKFQEKVNPRFIMDFQIIEKGAHCHRHEIILTVKQWKGPRETCLDSSKRQGKNLLHCWKRYRHLQPCRQGNPTFTGSLGAASCGPSVPDAFCFCLYFPNLAVLSQRQADPRLFHPLMFIWIRASIALTPYCSGSLETGRQPPFTLPGGSLHFPMFGRQL; translated from the exons ATGTCCCCCGTGCCCAAGGCGGCCTTCGTAGGCATGCTCCTCTTCTGCCTGTGCCCCGGGCACCGAACAG CCCTGCGGGCCCAGGCAGTCCACGTGCCCACGAGGTGCATGTGCTTGAAGTTCCAAGAGAAGGTTAATCCCAGATTCATAATGGATTTCCAGATCATTGAGAAGGGAGCCCACTGCCACCGCCATGAGATCAT ATTAACCGTGAAGCAATGGAAAGGCCCGAGAGAAACGTGCCTCGACTCATCCAAGAGGCAAGGGAAGAATCTGCTGCACTGCTGGAAGAG GTACCGGCATCTCCAGCCCTGCAGACAAGGGAACCCGACTTTCACAGGCTCGCTGGGTGCTGCATCCTGTGGTCCCTCGGTGCCGGATGCTTTTTGCTTCTGCTTGTATTTCCCAAACCTCGCTGTTCTGTCCCAGAGGCAAGCTGACCCACGGCTCTTCCATCCCCTCATGTTCATATGGATACGGGCTTCCATTGCTTTGACTCCATACTGCTCCGGTTCCCTGGAGACAGGTCGACAGCCGCCTTTCACCCTGCCTGGGGGAAGCCTGCACTTCCCCATGTTTGGGCGCCAACTTTAA
- the LOC128840900 gene encoding uncharacterized protein LOC128840900: MISHVQRTIEWKTNGSVEMMSVPGTCTVLNERGPYCHLVTQLVNNQTNTQRVCSATGNFTCIEIIPVTNNVTCTLLQYPSSYAINIKASQKYIKVFNQQIWYSTTPKRDVLGYRWTVINTTLGTVKFTLPLSSFQITSTYPNCSQGAAIRLAQQRAWVISSRKKRDLTGSLWDGANSAAAVWNIFRSQEHDEKLGQLEKATGLSSGAQLTQVQPGVDELHVISALSSMSQKLLTEMVLNITEAGKALQWDLACSEIQDFLNDQLMAIQNDLEHQAWLTALTDTSGVPSDLWPWRLIWRFSGWMCGCSQCSFQAYGPVEGVGSHIPNPAGSKGRMHVGLGNSPRHFQANFKKIKKELMEISYLLELEGTLKGHQVQPPAFTSRTKY; encoded by the coding sequence ATGATATCCCATGTACAGCGAACAATTGAGTGGAAAACAAATGGATCAGTGGAGATGATGTCTGTTCCTGGAActtgcactgtgttaaatgagagaggcccttattgtcatttggtcacccaattagtgaataATCAAACAAATACccaaagagtttgttctgccactggaaattttacctgcatagaaattattccagtgactaataatgttacctgtaccttattgcaatacCCCTCCTCTTATGCCATTAATATTAAAGCCTCCCAGAAGTACATAAAGGTGTTTAACCAACAGATATGGTacagtactacaccaaagagagatgtattaggatatcgatggactgtgattaaTACTAcattagggactgttaaatttacattgcccttatccagtttccagatcacctctacatacccaaattgctcacagggagctgccattagattagcacaacagagggcttgggttatttcctctagaaagaagagagacttgaccggatccctatgggatggggccaatagtgcagcagcagtttggaatatttttagaagccaagaacatgatgagaaactggggcaactagagaaggccactGGCCTTAGTTCtggggcacagctaacccaggtacagccCGGAGTTgatgagttacatgttatttccgcccttagttctatgagccagaagttgctgacagagatggtattgaatatcactgaggctgggaaggcattgcagtgggatctagcatgttcagaaattcaggatttcctgaatgaccagctaatggctattcagaatgatcttgagcatcaggcttggctcactgcccttacagacacatcaggagtaccatctgatctgtggccatggagacttATTTGGAGATTTTCTGGGTGGATGTGCGGATGTtcacagtgctccttccaagcatatggaccggttgagggtgtgggctcccacataccgaatcctgccgggtccaaggggaggatgcatgtgggattgggtaattcaccgagacattttcaagctaattttaaaaaaattaaaaaggaattaatggagatatcctatctcctagaactggaagggaccttgaaaggtcatcaagtccagccccctgccttcactagcaggaccaagtactga